The following proteins come from a genomic window of Corallococcus sp. NCRR:
- a CDS encoding phosphopantetheine-binding protein, producing the protein MNPSPEEASSLTDTEAKLAAWWKELLGVEVVRPEDHFLEIGGNSLMATVLSNRIESELGVEVPMVELFNTLRAVATLCDELRQEQTA; encoded by the coding sequence TTGAACCCGAGCCCCGAAGAAGCCTCCAGCCTGACGGACACGGAAGCGAAGCTGGCGGCGTGGTGGAAGGAGTTGCTGGGCGTGGAGGTCGTGCGCCCGGAGGACCACTTCCTGGAGATTGGCGGCAACTCCCTGATGGCCACGGTCCTGTCCAATCGCATCGAGAGCGAGCTGGGCGTGGAGGTGCCCATGGTGGAGCTGTTCAACACGCTCCGGGCCGTGGCCACGCTGTGCGACGAGCTGCGCCAGGAGCAGACCGCTTGA
- a CDS encoding AMP-binding protein gives MGQRFHNAAALEKGAEYRRKGWWRDITVVDDLRRCVQAHPDKTAIIAARYFSKDITRLTYAELARYMDRFALGLRELGVGREDIVAVQLPNGWHFTALALACARLGAVIAPIPPDYRRREVEFILGRTEASVYVGPTSWTGHSHRDMARDIAAVLPSLRHRVLLGSNTDLQAGEQDFERHFIEREWEKEASLEGIAPAASDDVCNILYTSGTTGEPKGVVHSHNTNYGITRALCDTLGIDATDVVALPSLLTASTGFTYSYLMPILLGATAIYMDVGDPELTLKLFEEHGVTFTYGIPTYLMNLIALQRKRQRNTSSLRQLATGSIPVPPHLIAAVREVFGVRLHTLWGMTENGAVTITRHEDPPDWPSQSDGRAVAWMETRIVPALAEDGTPYPDGTGRLMVRGASQCLTYFMRDDVYAAAVDAEGWFDTGDLARDDGRGGIRIVGRLKDVIFRYGYKIPVVEVESALYSHPKVKEVAVVAHSDDRIGGERVCAVVVVREGEAPPTLNELRDHLKQQGMSNQYWPDRLDLIDEMPKTATGKVRKYLLRERLKPA, from the coding sequence ATGGGGCAGCGTTTCCATAACGCAGCGGCATTGGAGAAGGGTGCGGAGTACCGCCGAAAGGGTTGGTGGCGTGACATCACGGTCGTTGACGATCTGCGTCGCTGCGTCCAGGCGCACCCGGACAAGACCGCGATCATCGCCGCACGGTACTTTTCCAAGGACATCACGCGGCTGACGTACGCGGAGCTGGCGCGATACATGGACCGGTTCGCGCTGGGCCTGCGCGAGCTGGGCGTGGGGCGCGAGGACATCGTCGCGGTGCAGCTGCCCAACGGGTGGCACTTCACGGCGCTGGCGCTGGCGTGCGCGCGGTTGGGGGCGGTCATCGCGCCCATTCCGCCGGACTACCGGCGCCGCGAGGTGGAGTTCATCCTGGGGCGCACGGAGGCCTCCGTGTACGTGGGGCCCACGTCATGGACGGGGCACTCCCACCGGGACATGGCGCGCGACATCGCGGCGGTGCTGCCGTCCCTGCGCCACCGGGTGCTGCTGGGCAGCAACACCGACCTCCAGGCCGGCGAGCAGGACTTCGAGCGCCACTTCATCGAGCGCGAGTGGGAGAAGGAGGCGTCGCTGGAGGGCATCGCGCCCGCGGCCTCGGACGACGTGTGCAACATCCTCTATACGTCCGGCACCACGGGCGAGCCGAAGGGCGTGGTGCACTCGCACAACACGAACTACGGCATCACGCGCGCGCTCTGCGACACGTTGGGCATCGACGCGACGGACGTGGTGGCGCTGCCGTCGCTGCTGACGGCGTCCACGGGGTTCACGTACTCGTACCTGATGCCCATCCTGCTGGGGGCCACGGCCATCTACATGGACGTGGGCGACCCGGAGCTGACGCTCAAGCTCTTCGAGGAGCACGGCGTCACGTTCACGTACGGCATTCCCACGTACCTGATGAACCTCATCGCGTTGCAGCGAAAGCGCCAGCGCAACACCTCCTCGCTGCGGCAGTTGGCCACGGGCTCCATCCCGGTGCCGCCGCACCTCATCGCGGCGGTGCGAGAGGTGTTCGGCGTGCGGCTGCACACGCTGTGGGGCATGACGGAGAACGGCGCGGTCACCATCACCCGGCACGAGGACCCGCCGGACTGGCCCAGCCAGAGTGATGGACGGGCGGTGGCGTGGATGGAGACGCGAATCGTCCCGGCGCTCGCGGAGGACGGCACGCCGTACCCGGATGGGACGGGAAGGCTCATGGTGCGCGGCGCCAGCCAGTGCCTCACCTACTTCATGCGTGACGACGTGTACGCCGCGGCGGTGGACGCGGAGGGCTGGTTCGACACGGGCGACCTGGCGCGCGACGACGGGCGCGGCGGCATCCGCATCGTGGGGCGGCTGAAGGACGTCATCTTCCGGTACGGGTACAAGATCCCCGTGGTGGAGGTGGAGTCCGCGCTGTACTCGCACCCGAAGGTGAAGGAGGTCGCGGTCGTCGCACACTCGGACGACAGGATTGGCGGCGAGCGGGTATGCGCCGTCGTCGTGGTGCGCGAGGGAGAGGCCCCGCCCACGCTCAACGAACTGCGCGACCACCTCAAGCAGCAGGGCATGTCCAACCAGTACTGGCCGGACCGCCTGGACCTCATCGACGAGATGCCCAAGACGGCCACCGGCAAGGTGCGCAAGTACCTGCTGCGCGAGCGGCTCAAGCCCGCGTGA
- a CDS encoding thiamine pyrophosphate-dependent enzyme, translated as MTFSANPTTPGLSRDARTPEEPTASGGPVAPARPGDGAAGAASDAGLALLPGRAKRIRRTIVRLAATPSGCHLGGSLSMVEILVALLGRVMRVDPRAPKAPERDHLILSKGHAAAGLYAALAEFGFVDVETLVREYNADGSIFTGHVNAAVPGVEFATGSLGHGLGLGVGLTLAHVLRGEPNRTFVVCGDGEMGEGSNWEALQVASHRKLTGLTLIIDRNGGQNDGPTESILSQEALVQRLDAFGFQSLEVDGHDLPALVAALEAPVVGCRPRAIVARTQKGAGVPMLKGKGPHYAVFSPEHLRRALASLGEDGQ; from the coding sequence ATGACCTTCTCGGCGAATCCAACGACCCCCGGGCTGTCGCGCGACGCGCGGACGCCAGAAGAACCCACGGCCTCCGGCGGCCCGGTGGCGCCTGCCCGCCCTGGGGACGGGGCTGCGGGCGCCGCGTCGGATGCGGGTCTGGCGCTGCTGCCCGGACGGGCGAAGCGCATCCGCCGGACCATCGTGCGGCTGGCGGCGACGCCGTCGGGCTGTCACCTGGGCGGCTCGCTGTCGATGGTGGAGATCCTGGTGGCGCTGCTGGGCCGGGTGATGCGCGTGGATCCGCGCGCGCCGAAGGCACCGGAGCGTGACCACCTCATCCTGTCCAAGGGGCACGCGGCGGCGGGGCTCTACGCGGCGCTGGCGGAGTTCGGCTTCGTGGACGTGGAGACGCTGGTGCGCGAGTACAACGCGGACGGCAGCATCTTCACCGGCCACGTGAACGCGGCGGTGCCGGGCGTGGAGTTCGCCACCGGCAGCCTGGGCCACGGCCTGGGGCTGGGCGTGGGCCTGACGCTCGCGCACGTGCTGCGCGGGGAACCCAACCGCACCTTCGTCGTCTGCGGAGACGGAGAGATGGGCGAGGGCTCCAACTGGGAAGCGCTCCAGGTGGCGTCGCACCGCAAGCTCACCGGCCTCACGCTGATCATCGACCGCAACGGCGGACAGAACGATGGCCCCACCGAGTCCATCCTGTCGCAGGAGGCGCTGGTCCAGAGGCTGGACGCGTTCGGCTTCCAGTCGCTGGAGGTGGACGGGCACGACCTGCCCGCGCTGGTGGCCGCGCTGGAGGCGCCCGTCGTGGGCTGCCGTCCGCGCGCCATCGTCGCCCGGACGCAGAAGGGCGCGGGCGTGCCCATGCTCAAGGGCAAGGGGCCGCACTACGCGGTGTTCTCGCCGGAGCACCTGCGGCGGGCGCTCGCGTCGCTGGGGGAGGACGGCCAGTGA
- a CDS encoding transketolase family protein translates to MSASLESTVDLAQAPEAWLAAHPELSSRLVFRHAAARFAQDDARVVFLEADLGGGGDPFEKRHPQRYFNLGICEATMLDMACGLAHGGHTVIAHSFAAFGVMRACEQVRLNLAYARANVKLVCDYGGVAGAFFGPTHHAIEDLAVLRAMPNLTVVSPADGLETVQATRAMLQHEGPVYLRLGRNRVTRLDIPRPPFELGRAALLREGDDVGLLAHGEVGVSVALDAAKLLEAQGVSARVLNVHTLKPLDEEAVRETAARTRLLVTVEEHNVLGGLGSAVCETVCSLDLGRRVLRVGLQDRYDSRAGSHEALLKGHGLEGGQVAERILGVLPRTPVFAVEPATRRD, encoded by the coding sequence GTGAGCGCGTCGCTCGAGTCGACGGTGGACCTGGCCCAGGCGCCGGAGGCGTGGCTCGCCGCGCACCCGGAGCTGTCCAGCCGGCTGGTGTTCCGGCACGCGGCGGCGCGCTTCGCGCAAGATGACGCGCGCGTCGTCTTCCTGGAGGCGGACCTGGGCGGCGGAGGCGATCCGTTCGAGAAGCGCCACCCCCAGCGCTACTTCAACCTGGGCATCTGCGAGGCCACCATGCTGGACATGGCGTGTGGCCTGGCGCACGGCGGGCACACCGTCATCGCGCACAGCTTCGCGGCGTTCGGCGTGATGCGCGCGTGCGAGCAGGTGCGGCTGAACCTGGCCTATGCGCGCGCCAACGTGAAGCTGGTGTGCGACTACGGCGGCGTGGCGGGTGCCTTCTTCGGCCCCACGCACCACGCGATTGAAGACCTGGCCGTGCTGCGCGCGATGCCCAACCTCACCGTGGTGTCACCCGCGGACGGCCTGGAGACGGTGCAGGCCACGCGCGCGATGCTCCAGCACGAAGGGCCGGTGTACCTGCGGCTGGGCCGCAACCGCGTCACCCGGCTGGACATCCCGCGCCCGCCGTTCGAGCTGGGCCGCGCCGCGCTCCTGCGCGAGGGCGACGACGTGGGGCTGCTCGCGCACGGCGAGGTGGGCGTGTCCGTGGCGCTGGACGCCGCGAAGCTGCTGGAGGCGCAGGGCGTCTCCGCGCGCGTGCTCAACGTGCATACGTTGAAGCCGCTGGACGAGGAGGCGGTGCGCGAGACGGCGGCGCGCACGCGGCTCCTGGTGACGGTGGAGGAGCACAACGTGCTGGGCGGTCTGGGCAGCGCGGTGTGCGAGACGGTTTGCTCGCTGGACCTGGGGCGGCGCGTGCTGCGCGTGGGCCTGCAGGACCGCTACGACTCGCGCGCGGGTTCGCACGAGGCGTTGCTCAAGGGCCATGGCCTGGAGGGCGGGCAGGTGGCCGAGCGCATCCTGGGAGTGCTCCCAAGAACCCCGGTGTTTGCCGTGGAACCCGCAACGAGGAGGGACTGA
- the lysW gene encoding lysine biosynthesis protein LysW, with translation MQVQNPNPMTQSVPPEQCPLCAQPVPGGNRIVGEVLSCDGCSAELEVVGVNPLRLEEAPEVEEDWGE, from the coding sequence ATGCAGGTCCAGAATCCGAATCCGATGACGCAGTCCGTGCCCCCCGAGCAGTGTCCGCTGTGTGCGCAGCCGGTGCCGGGCGGCAACCGCATCGTGGGCGAGGTGCTCTCCTGTGACGGCTGCTCCGCCGAACTGGAGGTGGTGGGCGTCAACCCGCTGCGGCTCGAGGAAGCACCCGAGGTCGAGGAAGACTGGGGGGAGTAG
- a CDS encoding RimK family alpha-L-glutamate ligase, whose protein sequence is MRKVDLVYTRVRTEEKLLLEALRRRDCAVNLVQDSGMVLSMDRQRVTEADTVLMRSMSFTRARYLATFLEMKGLRVLNSARTISLCGDKALTSAALAAKGVPTPWSFVAFDEDACLEAIEQKGYPVVTKPVLGSWGRMVARLDSRSAAEGVLSTRFGTGGAQDHVALVQEYVDKPGYDLRVYVIGRAVGGLRRRSEHWITNTARGAVPERYEVPVVHAKLAEAAAEAVGGDMVAVDLLETRGGDIYVNEINHCVEFARSIDETGVPLPDLIAEYVASGAGGARR, encoded by the coding sequence ATGCGCAAGGTCGACCTCGTCTATACGCGCGTGCGCACCGAGGAGAAGCTCCTCCTCGAGGCGCTGCGCAGGCGCGACTGCGCCGTCAACCTGGTGCAGGACTCCGGGATGGTGCTGTCGATGGATCGACAGCGCGTCACCGAGGCCGACACCGTGTTGATGCGCAGCATGTCCTTCACGCGTGCGCGCTACCTGGCCACGTTCCTGGAGATGAAGGGGCTGCGCGTGCTCAACAGCGCGCGGACCATCTCCCTGTGCGGGGACAAGGCGCTCACCAGCGCCGCGCTGGCCGCGAAGGGCGTGCCCACGCCGTGGTCGTTCGTGGCCTTCGACGAGGACGCGTGCCTGGAGGCAATCGAGCAGAAGGGCTACCCGGTGGTGACCAAGCCCGTGCTGGGGAGCTGGGGCCGGATGGTGGCCCGGCTGGACTCGCGCTCCGCCGCGGAGGGCGTGCTGTCCACGCGCTTCGGCACCGGCGGGGCGCAGGACCACGTGGCCCTGGTGCAGGAGTACGTGGACAAGCCGGGCTACGACCTGCGCGTCTACGTCATCGGCCGCGCGGTGGGTGGCTTGCGGCGGCGCTCCGAGCATTGGATCACCAACACCGCGCGCGGCGCCGTGCCGGAGCGCTACGAGGTGCCGGTGGTGCACGCGAAGCTGGCGGAGGCCGCCGCGGAGGCGGTGGGTGGGGACATGGTGGCGGTGGACCTGCTGGAGACGCGCGGCGGCGACATCTACGTCAACGAGATCAACCACTGCGTGGAGTTCGCGCGCAGCATCGACGAGACGGGTGTCCCGCTGCCGGACCTCATCGCGGAGTACGTCGCGTCCGGAGCCGGGGGAGCCCGGCGATGA
- the argC gene encoding N-acetyl-gamma-glutamyl-phosphate reductase has protein sequence MSVRVAVLGAAGYTGGEVLRLLLAHPAVEVVQATSGQFAGKRLDFPHPHLRGVGTLRYTPHDALEPCDVLVSCMPQGELLQRWQKVSRLAERVVDLSADFRLDAARHARWYGKHPRPDDVPAFVYGLPEWMGEALTNARHVAVPGCMAHAGLLALLPLLHAGLARPDVLVVDAKTGSSGGGSTPDRSSHHPERANALRCYKPVGHRHTGELEGVVARVTGQQPTIHFSATAVPGVRGILATVHAFAARPVEEAEVVRAIATRYREKPFVRLLRPSASLSPFPEPGPLLGTNHCDLSVDVDAERGRIVVNAAIDNLVKGAAGTAVHALNLMLGRPETEGLGFRGLHPL, from the coding sequence ATGAGCGTGCGCGTGGCGGTGCTGGGAGCCGCGGGCTACACCGGCGGCGAGGTGCTGCGCCTGTTGCTCGCGCACCCGGCCGTGGAGGTGGTGCAGGCCACCTCCGGCCAGTTCGCCGGCAAGCGCCTGGACTTCCCGCACCCGCACCTGCGCGGGGTGGGTACGCTTCGCTACACGCCGCACGACGCGCTGGAGCCCTGCGACGTGCTGGTGAGCTGCATGCCTCAAGGGGAGCTGCTCCAGCGCTGGCAGAAGGTGTCCCGGCTGGCGGAGCGGGTGGTGGACCTGAGCGCGGACTTCCGCCTGGACGCCGCGAGGCACGCGCGCTGGTACGGCAAGCACCCGCGCCCGGACGACGTGCCCGCGTTCGTCTACGGCCTGCCGGAGTGGATGGGCGAGGCGCTGACGAACGCGCGCCACGTCGCGGTGCCCGGCTGCATGGCGCACGCGGGATTGCTGGCGCTCCTGCCGCTCCTGCACGCGGGGCTCGCGCGTCCGGACGTGCTGGTGGTGGACGCGAAGACGGGCTCGTCCGGGGGCGGATCCACGCCGGACCGCTCCTCGCACCACCCGGAGCGCGCGAACGCGCTGCGCTGCTACAAGCCGGTGGGCCACCGACACACGGGCGAGCTGGAGGGCGTGGTGGCGCGCGTCACCGGACAGCAGCCCACCATCCACTTCAGCGCCACGGCGGTGCCGGGCGTGCGCGGTATCCTGGCCACGGTGCACGCCTTCGCGGCGCGGCCGGTGGAGGAGGCGGAGGTGGTGCGCGCCATCGCCACGCGCTACCGCGAGAAGCCCTTCGTGCGGCTCCTGCGCCCCAGCGCGTCGCTCTCTCCGTTCCCGGAGCCCGGGCCGCTCCTGGGCACGAACCACTGTGATTTGTCGGTGGACGTGGACGCGGAGCGGGGCCGCATCGTGGTGAACGCGGCCATCGACAACCTGGTGAAGGGCGCCGCCGGCACGGCGGTGCATGCGTTGAACCTGATGCTGGGCCGTCCGGAGACGGAAGGGTTGGGCTTCCGGGGCCTGCATCCGCTCTAG
- a CDS encoding family 3 encapsulin nanocompartment shell protein encodes MSLSTKSPGEVFAAAVQKQGTKAHVDYDTSIVDAFPGFKRRPRIAVRGMFKTAKAERDPVPFWYETHPQTKPAGPVQDVELRPEAGFEFHQDTQALKPTRAWIQVPRNLLEDSQSLAQFIDFRLLVRLNTAENQALCIGKGGEGVRGLMHTPGIVRLPAKKNAVASLLNACAQVEQMGGSADGIVINSLDFYEHLVGQQSLLSDLAAMGIRLCRTRMVNPGTIIVGDFTAAATLYDSQRSVIRFAEPPPGIFPREGLAAYGEVFTTLAVHLPTHFFVASLT; translated from the coding sequence ATGAGCTTGAGCACGAAATCCCCTGGCGAGGTGTTCGCGGCCGCGGTCCAGAAGCAGGGCACGAAGGCGCACGTGGACTACGACACGTCCATCGTGGACGCGTTCCCCGGCTTCAAGCGCCGTCCGCGCATCGCGGTGCGCGGCATGTTCAAGACGGCCAAGGCGGAGCGCGACCCGGTCCCCTTCTGGTACGAGACGCACCCCCAGACGAAGCCCGCCGGGCCGGTGCAGGACGTGGAGCTGCGCCCGGAAGCGGGCTTCGAGTTCCATCAGGACACGCAGGCGCTCAAGCCCACGCGCGCGTGGATCCAGGTGCCGCGCAACCTGCTGGAGGATTCGCAGTCCCTGGCGCAGTTCATCGACTTCCGGTTGCTGGTGCGTTTGAACACGGCGGAGAACCAGGCGCTGTGCATCGGCAAGGGTGGGGAGGGCGTTCGGGGCCTGATGCACACGCCGGGCATCGTGCGGCTGCCGGCGAAGAAGAACGCGGTGGCCTCGCTGCTCAACGCCTGCGCGCAGGTGGAGCAGATGGGCGGATCCGCGGACGGCATCGTCATCAACTCGTTGGACTTCTACGAGCACCTGGTGGGCCAGCAGTCGCTCCTGTCGGACCTGGCGGCCATGGGCATCCGCCTGTGCCGCACGCGCATGGTGAACCCGGGCACCATCATCGTGGGGGACTTCACGGCCGCGGCGACGCTGTATGACAGCCAGCGCTCGGTCATCCGGTTCGCGGAGCCGCCGCCGGGCATCTTCCCGCGCGAGGGACTGGCCGCCTACGGCGAGGTCTTCACGACGCTCGCGGTGCACCTGCCCACCCACTTCTTCGTGGCGTCGCTGACCTGA
- a CDS encoding sulfotransferase — MATASAKGEGAQLTVLYITGWCRSGSTILGNVLNEVPGFFHVGELSFLWKNAYGNGSNTLCGCGQQLLECGIWNTVLSSDVSAGLTPRAHAAEVVRRQQAAVRTRHTLRVLDEAGDSQALQSHADFLARTYRTIARATGSTVLVDSGKFPSEAALLPRVDGIRPLYLHLVRDPRAVTHSWTKTKQYVVPMSAARSTAYWLGFNAASEEVTRRFPDQSLFLRYEDFIAAPDRTVDTVLDLVGVPRAQNPVKGRTVVLGKNHTVTGNPDRFRSGPTLLRGEDDAWKGELASGAKALTVALAWPLMAKYGYFSGARRAPIGGAAPDAGAERRP, encoded by the coding sequence ATGGCCACCGCGAGCGCGAAGGGTGAGGGCGCGCAGCTCACGGTCCTCTACATCACCGGCTGGTGCCGCAGCGGCAGCACCATCCTGGGCAACGTCCTCAACGAGGTCCCGGGCTTCTTCCACGTGGGGGAGCTGAGCTTCCTCTGGAAGAACGCGTACGGGAACGGGTCCAACACGTTGTGCGGCTGCGGCCAGCAACTGTTGGAGTGCGGCATCTGGAACACGGTGCTGAGCTCCGACGTGTCGGCGGGCCTGACGCCGCGCGCGCATGCGGCGGAGGTGGTGCGCAGGCAGCAGGCCGCCGTGCGCACGCGGCACACGCTGCGGGTGCTGGACGAGGCAGGGGATTCGCAGGCGCTCCAGTCGCACGCGGACTTCCTGGCGCGCACGTACCGGACCATCGCGCGAGCGACGGGGAGCACGGTGTTGGTGGACAGCGGGAAGTTCCCGTCCGAGGCGGCGCTGCTGCCGCGCGTGGACGGCATCCGGCCGCTGTACCTGCACCTGGTGCGCGACCCGCGCGCGGTGACGCACTCGTGGACGAAGACGAAGCAGTACGTCGTCCCCATGTCCGCCGCGCGCAGCACGGCGTACTGGCTGGGCTTCAACGCCGCGTCGGAGGAGGTGACGCGGAGGTTCCCCGACCAGTCGCTCTTCCTGCGCTACGAGGACTTCATCGCCGCGCCGGACCGCACCGTGGACACGGTGCTGGACCTGGTGGGCGTGCCGCGAGCACAGAACCCGGTGAAGGGGCGCACGGTGGTGCTGGGGAAGAACCACACCGTCACCGGCAACCCGGACCGCTTCCGCAGCGGACCCACGCTCCTGCGCGGCGAGGACGACGCATGGAAGGGGGAGCTGGCCTCCGGAGCGAAGGCGCTCACCGTGGCGCTCGCCTGGCCGCTGATGGCGAAGTACGGCTACTTCAGCGGAGCACGGCGAGCACCCATCGGAGGGGCCGCACCGGACGCGGGCGCGGAGCGTCGCCCCTGA
- a CDS encoding SDR family oxidoreductase, whose product MELGLANKVALVAGGSSGLGLAVAEELAKEGAHVAIGARDTDRLAQAEARLKSVARSGRVLASRVDVKDDADVRRWVEEVVATLGTLHVVVTNSGGPPPGPASTFGVDAYRSAADAVLLPPISLALAALPHLKKAGWGRLLFITSETVHRPVARFALSGFARMGILGFSAALVQELGDAGITVNVLAPGYMRTPPVERTAGNAGDVEAGLRAMGAHIPLKRVGLPEEFAAAAVFLASERASFITGTVQLVDGGASVIG is encoded by the coding sequence ATGGAACTGGGACTCGCCAACAAGGTCGCGCTCGTCGCTGGTGGCTCCAGCGGGCTGGGGCTCGCTGTCGCGGAGGAACTGGCGAAGGAGGGCGCGCATGTCGCCATCGGTGCTCGGGATACCGACCGGCTGGCTCAGGCGGAGGCTCGGCTCAAGTCCGTGGCCCGGAGCGGCAGGGTGCTGGCGTCTCGCGTGGACGTGAAGGATGACGCGGACGTGCGCCGCTGGGTGGAGGAGGTGGTCGCCACACTGGGCACGCTGCACGTCGTCGTCACCAACAGCGGCGGCCCTCCTCCGGGCCCGGCCTCCACCTTCGGCGTGGATGCGTACCGGAGCGCGGCGGACGCGGTGCTGCTGCCTCCCATCTCCCTGGCGCTCGCGGCGCTCCCGCACCTGAAGAAGGCCGGATGGGGACGCTTGCTGTTCATCACCTCGGAGACCGTGCACCGGCCGGTGGCCCGCTTCGCGCTGTCCGGCTTTGCTCGCATGGGAATCCTCGGCTTCTCCGCCGCGCTGGTGCAGGAACTGGGCGATGCCGGTATCACCGTCAATGTGCTGGCTCCGGGCTACATGCGCACGCCTCCGGTGGAGCGCACCGCCGGCAACGCGGGTGACGTGGAGGCGGGCCTTCGCGCCATGGGGGCACACATCCCGCTCAAGCGCGTGGGGCTCCCGGAGGAGTTCGCCGCCGCGGCGGTGTTCCTCGCCAGCGAGCGCGCTTCCTTCATCACCGGCACCGTGCAACTCGTGGACGGTGGCGCGAGCGTCATCGGATGA
- a CDS encoding [LysW]-aminoadipate kinase encodes MSATPASSSRRPVVVKIGGAAGVDLENVCSDVVELVRQGERVVVVNGGSEAGERLLGSLGLERPEATTANGNVVRLTYAPTLRALTMAWVGEVNKAVVLALLAKGVTALGLCGADGRVLTARRRPPLKLQDSDGRMRIDREHLAGEVSSVNSALLGTLLEGGYVPVVCPPAVTEDGVLVNVDADHVASSISAALGAKALVILSNVPGLLADPKDPGSLVRSSDDVEGCMPLAGGRMRYKLEAVRRALHGGVPTAYVSASRVARPVFSALEETGGTKFTLREGGTADAGA; translated from the coding sequence ATGAGCGCGACGCCTGCCTCTTCCTCCCGCCGTCCCGTCGTCGTGAAGATTGGCGGCGCGGCGGGCGTGGACCTGGAGAACGTCTGCTCGGACGTCGTGGAGCTCGTCCGCCAGGGCGAGCGCGTCGTCGTCGTCAACGGCGGTTCGGAGGCCGGTGAGCGGCTCCTGGGCTCGCTGGGCCTGGAGCGCCCGGAGGCCACCACCGCGAACGGCAACGTCGTGCGCCTCACCTACGCGCCCACGCTGCGCGCGCTCACCATGGCGTGGGTGGGCGAGGTCAACAAGGCCGTGGTGCTGGCGCTGCTCGCGAAGGGCGTCACCGCCCTGGGCCTGTGCGGCGCGGACGGCCGCGTGCTCACCGCGCGCCGCCGGCCTCCCCTCAAGTTGCAGGACTCCGATGGGCGCATGCGCATCGACCGCGAGCACCTGGCGGGCGAGGTCTCCTCGGTGAACTCGGCGCTCCTGGGGACGCTGCTGGAGGGCGGCTACGTGCCCGTCGTGTGTCCTCCCGCGGTGACGGAGGACGGCGTGCTCGTGAACGTGGACGCGGACCACGTGGCGTCGTCCATCTCGGCGGCGCTGGGCGCGAAGGCCCTGGTCATCCTCTCCAACGTGCCGGGGCTGCTCGCGGATCCGAAGGACCCGGGCTCGCTGGTGCGCTCCAGCGACGACGTGGAGGGCTGCATGCCGCTGGCCGGTGGACGCATGCGCTACAAGCTGGAGGCCGTGCGCCGCGCGCTGCACGGCGGAGTTCCGACCGCTTACGTGAGCGCGTCGCGCGTGGCCCGGCCGGTGTTCTCCGCGCTGGAGGAGACGGGCGGTACGAAGTTCACCCTTCGCGAGGGAGGCACGGCGGATGCGGGCGCGTGA
- a CDS encoding M20/M25/M40 family metallo-hydrolase, with protein sequence MRAREPGVDLLRWMVEQYSPSHQEASFAGALVERLGARGWRAHTDPVGNAVARYGDGDTVIAFLGHIDTVPGEVPVRLEGQKLYGRGAVDAKGPLCAFIEAVELLDDAERAGKQFLLLGCVEEEVAITRGALHVRDQYAPDFVINGEPSGAHAVTIGYKGLLRLDLEHRASRRHTASRDYRAAAEHVIDAWNALKRLCDDWNRERPSLFEQNLPSLNAFHTGATETEEWATAAVSIRTGPSTDTDALLAALATVPSVTVRTVARKNAVSTNGNDALSRVFKQAIRERGVKPTLRLKTGTSDWNTVASAWAVPTVAYGPGDAALDHTPNEHIDLPEYEEGVAVLARVLALLPVKGTAGG encoded by the coding sequence ATGCGGGCGCGTGAGCCAGGCGTCGACTTGTTGCGGTGGATGGTGGAGCAGTACAGCCCCAGCCACCAGGAGGCCTCCTTCGCCGGAGCGCTGGTGGAGCGGCTGGGCGCTCGCGGCTGGCGGGCCCACACCGACCCCGTGGGCAACGCCGTCGCCCGCTACGGGGACGGAGACACCGTCATCGCGTTCCTGGGCCACATCGACACCGTGCCCGGAGAGGTGCCCGTGCGGCTGGAGGGCCAGAAGCTCTACGGCCGGGGCGCGGTGGACGCCAAGGGACCGCTGTGCGCGTTCATCGAAGCCGTGGAGCTGCTGGACGACGCGGAGCGCGCCGGCAAGCAGTTCCTGCTCCTGGGCTGCGTGGAGGAGGAGGTCGCCATCACCCGCGGCGCCCTGCACGTGCGCGACCAGTACGCCCCGGACTTCGTCATCAACGGCGAGCCCAGCGGCGCGCACGCGGTGACCATCGGCTACAAGGGCCTCTTGCGCCTGGACCTGGAGCACCGCGCCAGCCGCCGCCATACCGCGAGCCGCGACTACCGCGCCGCCGCCGAGCACGTCATCGACGCGTGGAACGCGCTCAAGCGCCTGTGTGACGACTGGAACCGCGAGCGCCCGTCCCTCTTCGAGCAGAACCTGCCCTCCCTCAACGCCTTCCACACCGGCGCCACGGAGACGGAGGAGTGGGCCACGGCCGCCGTGAGCATCCGCACCGGCCCGTCCACGGACACCGATGCCCTGCTCGCGGCGCTGGCCACCGTGCCCTCCGTGACGGTGCGCACCGTGGCCCGGAAGAACGCCGTGTCCACGAATGGCAACGACGCGCTCTCCCGCGTCTTCAAGCAGGCCATCCGCGAGCGCGGCGTGAAGCCCACGCTGCGCCTGAAGACCGGCACGTCCGACTGGAACACCGTGGCCTCCGCGTGGGCCGTGCCCACCGTGGCGTACGGCCCCGGCGACGCCGCGCTGGACCACACGCCGAACGAGCACATCGACCTGCCGGAGTACGAGGAGGGCGTCGCGGTGCTCGCGCGCGTGCTGGCGCTCCTGCCGGTGAAGGGGACCGCGGGAGGCTGA